Proteins co-encoded in one Medicago truncatula cultivar Jemalong A17 chromosome 8, MtrunA17r5.0-ANR, whole genome shotgun sequence genomic window:
- the LOC11410292 gene encoding probable leucine-rich repeat receptor-like protein kinase At1g35710, whose translation MEMHTLYTKSFLLPLFFLLLTSLISHSKACNVIDKEALLQFKNKITSDPSQLLNSWTLSTDCCKGWNGVTCDSTTGRVVSLTLSGTVDDGIDLPFDTYLSGTLSPYLGNLTNLKILSLIGLMQLNGPIPVEFNKLAKLEKLFLNDNKLSGDLPLEIGSLVSLLELGLSGNNFSGIIPSSIGSLKLLTSLDLKKNNLSGGVPESIGNLKNLGFLDLSGNKIGGKIPESIGGLKKLNTLDMMQNKIEGNVPVSIGGLSSLTFLRLSDNLLSGVLPSEIGNLKNLKNLNLQNNMLNGNLPASIGNLNGLRELSLGNNKFSGKIPATFGNLKDLQNVDFS comes from the coding sequence ATGGAAATGCACACATTATACACCAAATCCTTCTTGCTACCCTTATTCTTCCTTCTCCTCACATCACTCATCTCACATTCTAAAGCTTGTAATGTAATAGACAAAGAAGCATTACTACAATTCAAGAACAAAATAACCTCTGACCCATCACAACTATTGAATTCTTGGACATTGTCCACTGATTGTTGCAAAGGTTGGAATGGAGTCACATGTGATTCCACCACAGGAAGAGTTGTTAGTCTCACTCTTTCTGGAACCGTCGACGACGGCATCGATTTACCTTTTGATACATATTTATCTGGAACATTGTCACCTTATCTTGGAAATTTAACCAATCTCAAAATTTTAAGCCTCATCGGTTTAATGCAATTGAACGGTCCAATTCCTGTGGAGTTCAATAAACTTGCCAAACTTGAGAAACTTTTCCTTAATGACAATAAATTATCTGGTGATTTACCTCTTGAGATTGGATCTTTGGTCTCCTTATTAGAACTTGGTCTTTCAGGAAATAATTTTTCTGGAATAATTCCATCTTCAATTGGAAGCTTGAAGCTTCTAACTAGCCTTGATCTTAAAAAGAACAATCTTAGCGGTGGCGTTCCAGAGAGCATTGGAAATCTTAAAAATCTAGGGTTTTTAGATTTGTCAGGAAATAAAATTGGTGGAAAAATTCCAGAATCAATTGGTGggcttaaaaaattaaatacacttGATATGATGCAAAACAAGATTGAAGGAAATGTTCCTGTTTCTATTGGAGGACTTAGTTCTTTAACATTTTTAAGGTTATCAGATAATTTGTTAAGTGGTGTTTTACCTTCTGAGATTGGGAATCTcaagaatttgaaaaatttgaatCTTCAGAACAACATGCTTAATGGGAATTTGCCTGCTTCTATTGGGAATTTAAACGGTTTGAGGGAATTATCTCTCGGCAATAATAAGTTTTCTGGAAAAATTCCAGCAACGTTTGGAAATTTGAAGGATTTGCAAAATGTGGATTTTTCATGA
- the LOC11422572 gene encoding probable leucine-rich repeat receptor-like protein kinase At1g35710 — protein sequence MEMHTLYTKSFLLPLFFLLLTSLISHSKACNVIDKEALLQFKNKITSDPSQLLNSWTLSTDCCKGWNGVTCDSTTGRVVSLTLSGTVDDGIDLPFDTYLSGTLSPYLGNLTNLKILSLIGLMQLNGPIPVEFNKLAKLEKLFLNDNKLSGDLPLEIGSLVSLLELGLSGNNFSGIIPSSIGSLKLLTSLDLKKNNLSGGVPESIGNLKNLGFLDLSGNKIGGKIPESIGGLKKLNTLDMMQNKIEGNVPVSIGELSSLTFLRLSDNLLSGVLPSEIGNLKNLKNLNLQNNMLNGNLPASIGNLNGLRELSLGNNKFSGKIPATFGNLKDLQNVDFSGNRLRGRIPKSMAKMSKSSFLGNRRLCGLPLPPCKPF from the coding sequence ATGGAAATGCACACATTATACACCAAATCCTTCTTGCTACCCTTATTCTTCCTTCTCCTCACATCACTCATCTCACATTCTAAAGCTTGTAATGTAATAGACAAAGAAGCATTACTACAATTCAAGAACAAAATAACCTCTGACCCGTCACAACTATTGAATTCTTGGACATTGTCCACTGATTGTTGCAAAGGTTGGAATGGAGTCACATGTGATTCCACCACAGGAAGAGTTGTTAGTCTCACTCTTTCTGGAACCGTCGACGACGGCATCGATTTACCTTTTGATACATATTTATCTGGAACATTGTCACCTTATCTTGGAAATTTAACCAATCTCAAAATTTTAAGCCTCATCGGTTTAATGCAATTGAACGGTCCAATTCCTGTGGAGTTCAATAAACTTGCCAAACTTGAGAAACTTTTCCTTAATGACAATAAATTATCTGGTGATTTACCTCTTGAGATTGGATCTTTGGTCTCCTTATTAGAACTTGGTCTTTCAGGAAATAATTTTTCTGGAATAATTCCATCTTCAATTGGAAGCTTGAAGCTTCTAACTAGCCTTGATCTTAAAAAGAACAATCTTAGCGGCGGCGTTCCAGAGAGCATTGGAAATCTTAAAAATCTAGGGTTTTTAGATTTGTCAGGAAATAAAATTGGTGGAAAAATTCCAGAATCAATTGGTGggcttaaaaaattaaatacacttGATATGATGCAAAACAAGATTGAAGGAAATGTTCCTGTTTCTATTGGAGAACTTAGTTCTTTAACATTTTTAAGGTTATCAGATAATTTGTTAAGTGGTGTTTTACCTTCTGAGATTGGGAATCTcaagaatttgaaaaatttgaatCTTCAGAACAACATGCTTAATGGGAATTTGCCTGCTTCTATTGGGAATTTAAACGGTTTGAGGGAATTATCTCTCGGCAATAATAAGTTTTCTGGAAAAATTCCAGCAACGTTTGGAAATTTGAAGGATTTGCAAAATGTGGATTTTTCAGGAAATAGGCTCAGAGGGAGAATTCCTAAAAGTATGGCTAAAATGTCTAAGTCATCTTTTTTGGGTAATCGTAGATTGTGTGGGTTACCACTTCCTCCTTGTAAACCTTTTTAG